Proteins encoded in a region of the Streptomyces sp. NBC_00310 genome:
- a CDS encoding DUF5997 family protein, whose protein sequence is MTSHQTTQTMKPATAAKKLGVYLEATPAEFQEGVVSRAELTTLQTNPPAWLEELRRNGPHPRPVVAAKLGVSIAGLARGGITEALTTEQIEALKQDSPEWLQKERATQAEVRKEGARIKKRDAERAARSDDRRS, encoded by the coding sequence ATGACGTCGCACCAGACCACCCAGACCATGAAGCCCGCCACCGCGGCGAAGAAGCTGGGTGTGTACCTCGAAGCCACCCCCGCCGAGTTCCAGGAGGGCGTCGTCTCGCGCGCCGAGCTGACCACGCTCCAGACGAACCCGCCGGCCTGGCTGGAGGAACTGCGCCGCAACGGCCCGCACCCCCGCCCCGTGGTCGCCGCGAAGCTGGGTGTCTCCATCGCGGGCCTCGCGCGCGGCGGAATCACCGAGGCCCTCACCACCGAGCAGATCGAGGCCCTGAAGCAGGACAGCCCGGAGTGGCTGCAGAAGGAGCGCGCCACCCAGGCCGAGGTCCGCAAGGAAGGCGCCCGCATCAAGAAGCGCGACGCCGAGCGGGCGGCCCGGTCGGACGACCGGCGCTCCTGA
- a CDS encoding LysR family substrate-binding domain-containing protein — protein sequence MTGSEASPSFRLAYVPGVTPTKWVRIWNERLPDVPLTLLQVSTAEAFGVLRDGGADAGLVRLPVDGTDLSAIPLYTETTVVVIPKDHVVAAVDEVTTGDLADEVVLHPLDDTLGWERPPGEPAFERPATTADAIELVAAGIGLLVVPQSLARLHHRKDLTYRPVTDAPESRVALSWPQDATTDLVEDFIGIVRGRTVNSSRGRAKPPEEKKPQQKPKRPGTGKPTTRTPRGGSSGGGKNTKSGGKAGKPRRRS from the coding sequence GTGACAGGCTCGGAAGCATCCCCTTCGTTCCGGCTCGCGTACGTCCCGGGAGTGACGCCCACGAAGTGGGTGCGGATCTGGAACGAGCGGTTGCCCGACGTCCCCCTGACCCTCCTCCAGGTGTCCACCGCCGAGGCGTTCGGCGTCCTGCGGGACGGCGGTGCCGACGCCGGTCTCGTACGGCTGCCGGTGGACGGCACCGACCTCAGCGCGATCCCGCTCTACACCGAGACCACGGTGGTCGTGATCCCCAAGGACCACGTCGTCGCGGCGGTCGACGAGGTGACCACCGGGGATCTCGCGGACGAGGTCGTGCTGCATCCTCTCGACGACACCCTCGGCTGGGAGCGCCCGCCGGGCGAGCCGGCGTTCGAGCGCCCCGCCACCACGGCGGACGCGATCGAGCTGGTGGCGGCCGGGATCGGGCTGCTCGTCGTCCCCCAGTCGCTCGCCCGGCTCCACCACCGCAAGGACCTGACCTACCGCCCGGTCACCGACGCCCCCGAGTCCCGCGTCGCCCTGTCCTGGCCCCAGGACGCGACGACCGACCTGGTCGAGGACTTCATCGGCATCGTCCGGGGCCGCACGGTCAACAGCTCACGGGGCCGCGCGAAGCCCCCGGAGGAGAAGAAGCCGCAACAGAAGCCCAAGCGCCCCGGCACGGGCAAGCCGACCACCCGCACCCCCCGGGGCGGCTCGTCCGGCGGCGGCAAGAACACCAAGAGCGGCGGCAAGGCCGGAAAGCCCCGCCGCCGCTCGTAG
- a CDS encoding alpha-L-arabinofuranosidase C-terminal domain-containing protein — MSRSTRTRWRLGLTATAFLVAAASVPAPAHAEDVTDYAITVDPSAKGAKIDDTMYGVFFEDINRAADGGLYAELVQNRSFEYSTADNRAYTPLTSWAVDGTAQVVNDAGRLNERNRNYLSLGAGSAVTNAGYNTGVRVEEGKKYDFSVWARAESRTALTVTLQDADGTLAKARQVVVKGGWAKYRATFTATRTSSDGRLTVASAGAAALDEVSLFPRDTYKGHRNGLRKDLAEKIAALKPGFVRFPGGCLVNTGSMQDYSEASNWERKRSYQWKDTIGPVETRATNSNFWGYNQSYGLGYYEYFQFSEDIGAMPLPVVPALVTGCGQNRATDDEALLQRHIQDTLDLIEFANGPVTSEWGKKRARMGHPKPFHLTHLGVGNEENLPNEFFARFQKFRAAIEAKYPDIKVISNSGPDDTGTTFDTAWKLNREGRVDMVDEHYYNSPQWFLQNNDRYDSYDRGGPKVFLGEYASQGNAFKNALSEAAFMTGLERNADIVKLASYAPLLANEDYVQWSPDMIWFNNRASWNSANYETQKLFMNNVGDRVVPSTATGTPALTGPISGAVGLSTWATTAAYDDVKVTAADGTSLLTDDFSGDASKWTHTGKGSWSIQDGQYVQTDVAAENTMVSAGDTAWHDYDVKVKATKKAGKEGFLVAFGVKDTGNFYWWNLGGWNNTTSAVEQAVDGGKSSLMSKPGTIETGRAYDLEVKVRGRQVTLLLDGQEWGSFTDDKPAEPFRQVVTRDAKTGDLIVKVVNAQSVAARTAIDLGGAKVRAKARVTTLAAAPDAVNTETATPVAPVTSTFRGVAEEFSYTFPANSVTFLRIKKR, encoded by the coding sequence ATGTCACGCAGCACCCGTACCCGTTGGAGACTCGGCCTCACCGCCACCGCCTTCCTGGTGGCGGCCGCCTCCGTCCCGGCCCCCGCGCACGCCGAGGACGTCACCGACTACGCGATCACCGTCGACCCGAGCGCCAAGGGTGCCAAGATCGACGACACGATGTACGGCGTCTTCTTCGAGGACATCAACCGGGCCGCCGACGGCGGTCTGTACGCCGAGCTCGTGCAGAACCGCTCCTTCGAGTACTCGACCGCCGACAACCGCGCGTACACCCCCCTCACCTCCTGGGCCGTCGACGGCACCGCGCAGGTCGTGAACGACGCCGGCCGGCTCAACGAGCGCAACCGCAACTACCTCTCCCTGGGCGCCGGTTCGGCCGTCACGAACGCCGGCTACAACACCGGTGTCCGGGTCGAGGAGGGCAAGAAGTACGACTTCTCGGTGTGGGCGCGCGCCGAGAGCCGTACGGCGCTGACCGTCACCCTCCAGGACGCCGACGGCACGCTGGCCAAGGCCCGCCAGGTGGTTGTCAAGGGCGGCTGGGCCAAGTACCGGGCCACCTTCACCGCGACCCGCACCAGCAGCGACGGCCGTCTCACGGTCGCCTCCGCAGGCGCCGCCGCCCTCGACGAGGTGTCCCTCTTCCCGCGCGACACCTACAAGGGCCACAGGAACGGTCTGCGCAAGGACCTCGCCGAGAAGATCGCCGCTCTGAAGCCGGGCTTCGTCCGCTTCCCCGGCGGCTGCCTGGTCAACACCGGTTCCATGCAGGACTACAGCGAGGCCTCGAACTGGGAGCGCAAGCGCTCGTACCAGTGGAAGGACACCATCGGCCCGGTCGAGACGCGCGCCACCAACTCCAACTTCTGGGGCTACAACCAGAGTTACGGCCTCGGCTACTACGAGTACTTCCAGTTCTCCGAGGACATCGGCGCGATGCCGCTGCCCGTGGTGCCCGCCCTCGTCACCGGCTGCGGCCAGAACAGGGCCACCGACGACGAGGCCCTGCTCCAGCGGCACATCCAGGACACGCTCGACCTCATCGAGTTCGCCAACGGGCCCGTGACCAGCGAGTGGGGCAAGAAGCGGGCGCGGATGGGCCACCCGAAGCCCTTCCACCTCACCCACCTCGGCGTCGGCAACGAGGAGAACCTGCCGAACGAGTTCTTCGCCCGCTTCCAGAAGTTCCGGGCCGCCATCGAGGCGAAGTACCCCGACATCAAGGTGATCTCGAACTCCGGCCCCGACGACACGGGCACCACCTTCGACACCGCGTGGAAGCTGAACCGCGAGGGACGCGTCGACATGGTCGACGAGCACTACTACAACAGCCCCCAGTGGTTCCTCCAGAACAACGACCGCTACGACTCCTACGACCGCGGCGGCCCGAAGGTCTTCCTCGGCGAGTACGCCTCCCAGGGCAACGCCTTCAAGAACGCCCTCTCCGAAGCCGCGTTCATGACCGGCCTGGAGCGCAACGCCGACATCGTGAAGCTCGCCTCCTACGCACCGCTCCTCGCCAACGAGGACTACGTGCAGTGGAGCCCCGACATGATCTGGTTCAACAACCGGGCGTCGTGGAACTCCGCCAACTACGAGACGCAGAAGCTCTTCATGAACAACGTCGGCGACCGGGTGGTGCCGTCGACGGCCACCGGCACACCGGCGCTGACCGGCCCGATCTCGGGAGCCGTGGGCCTCTCCACCTGGGCCACGACAGCGGCGTACGACGATGTGAAGGTGACGGCGGCGGACGGTACGAGCCTGCTCACCGATGACTTCAGCGGGGACGCCTCGAAGTGGACCCACACGGGCAAGGGCAGTTGGAGCATCCAGGACGGACAGTACGTGCAGACCGACGTGGCCGCCGAGAACACCATGGTCTCGGCCGGTGACACCGCCTGGCACGACTACGACGTCAAGGTGAAGGCCACCAAGAAGGCCGGCAAGGAGGGCTTCCTCGTCGCCTTCGGCGTCAAGGACACCGGGAACTTCTACTGGTGGAACCTCGGCGGCTGGAACAACACCACCAGCGCGGTCGAGCAGGCCGTGGACGGCGGCAAGTCCTCGCTGATGTCCAAGCCGGGCACGATCGAGACGGGCCGTGCGTACGACCTCGAGGTCAAGGTGCGGGGGCGGCAGGTGACCCTGTTGCTGGACGGCCAGGAGTGGGGCAGCTTCACCGACGACAAGCCGGCCGAGCCGTTCCGGCAGGTGGTGACGCGTGACGCGAAGACCGGCGATCTGATCGTCAAGGTCGTCAACGCGCAGTCGGTGGCCGCGCGTACGGCGATCGATCTCGGGGGTGCGAAGGTCCGCGCCAAGGCGCGGGTCACCACGCTCGCGGCCGCGCCGGACGCGGTGAACACGGAGACGGCTACGCCGGTGGCGCCGGTGACGTCCACGTTCCGTGGGGTGGCTGAGGAGTTCAGCTATACGTTTCCGGCGAACTCGGTGACGTTCCTGCGGATCAAGAAGAGGTGA
- a CDS encoding histidine phosphatase family protein codes for MPLRVTFVAAARCSSLLTERFEDDRPLDQAGWDEVQRAAHELVPLAAAELRYCSPTPRSRATGDALGYAPLAQPALRDCDMGRWRGFTLGEAMAREPSAVDAWLADPRATPHGGESLIAFISRIGGWLETRPAGDGGRIVAVAEPSVLRAALVYALKAPPSSYWNMDIRPLSTVTVAGHAGRWNLRLGAAQ; via the coding sequence ATGCCTCTTCGGGTCACGTTCGTCGCCGCCGCGCGCTGTTCCTCGCTGCTCACGGAGCGTTTCGAGGACGACCGGCCGCTGGACCAGGCCGGCTGGGACGAAGTGCAGCGCGCCGCCCACGAGCTGGTGCCGCTGGCGGCGGCCGAGCTGCGCTACTGCTCGCCGACGCCCCGCAGCCGGGCCACCGGGGATGCCCTCGGCTACGCGCCGCTGGCCCAGCCCGCGCTGCGGGACTGCGACATGGGCCGGTGGCGCGGCTTCACGCTCGGCGAGGCCATGGCCCGGGAGCCCTCGGCCGTGGACGCCTGGCTCGCCGACCCGCGCGCCACCCCGCACGGCGGCGAGTCGCTGATCGCCTTCATCTCCCGCATAGGCGGCTGGCTGGAGACCCGCCCCGCGGGCGACGGCGGTCGTATCGTCGCCGTGGCCGAGCCGTCCGTGCTGCGCGCCGCCCTGGTCTACGCGCTGAAGGCCCCGCCGTCGTCGTACTGGAACATGGACATCCGGCCCCTGTCGACGGTCACGGTCGCGGGTCACGCGGGCCGCTGGAACCTGCGGCTGGGCGCCGCGCAGTAG
- a CDS encoding GNAT family N-acetyltransferase, with protein MNDESTPSGLPEGYEMSADPDRIDVGRVHHWLSTDAYWALGRPRDKQESAIRGSLNFGVYEVGSGEQVAYARVVTDRTTFAWLCDVYVDRSARGKGLGTTLVAAVREHLRPYGLRRIMLATHDAHGVYAKLGFAPLAEPDQWMALVFE; from the coding sequence ATGAACGACGAGTCGACCCCGTCCGGCCTGCCCGAGGGCTACGAGATGTCCGCCGACCCGGACCGCATCGACGTCGGACGGGTCCACCACTGGCTGTCCACCGACGCGTACTGGGCCCTCGGCCGCCCTCGCGACAAGCAGGAGAGCGCGATCCGGGGATCGCTCAACTTCGGGGTGTACGAGGTGGGTTCGGGGGAGCAGGTCGCGTACGCCCGGGTGGTGACCGACCGGACCACGTTCGCGTGGCTCTGCGACGTGTACGTCGACCGGTCGGCGCGGGGGAAGGGCCTGGGCACGACCCTGGTCGCGGCCGTGCGCGAGCACCTGCGGCCGTACGGGCTGCGTCGCATCATGCTCGCCACGCACGACGCGCACGGCGTCTACGCGAAGCTCGGGTTCGCGCCGCTCGCCGAGCCCGACCAGTGGATGGCGCTCGTGTTCGAGTGA
- a CDS encoding aminotransferase-like domain-containing protein, with protein sequence MHERSSGAELAEQLRKELDRYSPGGKLPSSRALVERFRVSPVTVSRALAQLAAEGLVVTRPGAGAFRARPRESGAAVVGDTSWQEVALSADGSAEPSPRTVDASGVLVSLASPPPGVIEFNGGYLHPSLQPEQAMAAALSRAGRRPGVWARPPVEGVPELREWFARSIGGAITAAEVIVAAGGQSALTTALRALAPPGAPVLVESPTYPGMLAIARAAGLRPVPVPMDADGVRPALLADAFKASGARVFVCQPLFQNPTGAALSADRRGEVLRIARAAGAFVVEDDFVRRLVHEDAGPLPRPLVADDPDGVVVHVSSLTKATSPSFRVGALAARGPVLERLRAIQVVDTFFVPRPLQEAALELVGSPAWPRHLRSVSRELKNRRDTLTSELRLGLPELALPHIPSGGYHLWLRLPDGTDEPALVAAALRTGVAVTPGRPYFSAEPPAGHLRLSFAGVAGAGEITEGVRRLRAAVNGSTAGSWPASVHP encoded by the coding sequence ATGCATGAGCGTAGCAGTGGCGCGGAGCTGGCGGAGCAGTTGCGGAAGGAGCTGGACCGCTACTCGCCGGGTGGAAAGCTGCCGTCGAGCCGGGCGCTCGTCGAGCGGTTCCGAGTGAGCCCGGTGACCGTCTCACGGGCCCTGGCGCAGCTGGCCGCCGAGGGGCTCGTGGTGACCCGACCGGGGGCGGGCGCCTTCCGGGCGCGGCCGCGCGAGAGCGGGGCGGCGGTCGTGGGGGACACGTCCTGGCAGGAGGTCGCGCTGAGCGCGGACGGCAGCGCCGAGCCGTCGCCCCGCACGGTGGACGCCTCCGGAGTGCTGGTCTCGCTCGCCTCTCCGCCGCCCGGCGTGATCGAGTTCAACGGCGGCTATCTGCACCCGTCGCTGCAGCCGGAGCAGGCGATGGCCGCGGCCCTGTCGAGGGCCGGGCGGCGGCCCGGGGTATGGGCGCGGCCACCGGTCGAGGGCGTCCCGGAACTGCGCGAGTGGTTCGCGCGGAGCATCGGCGGGGCGATCACCGCGGCCGAGGTGATCGTCGCGGCGGGCGGCCAGTCCGCCCTGACCACCGCCCTGCGCGCCCTCGCGCCGCCCGGGGCGCCCGTGCTCGTCGAATCGCCCACGTATCCGGGCATGTTGGCGATCGCGCGGGCGGCCGGGCTGCGGCCCGTTCCGGTACCGATGGACGCGGACGGCGTCAGACCCGCCCTGCTCGCCGACGCGTTCAAGGCGTCCGGCGCCCGTGTCTTCGTCTGCCAGCCGCTGTTCCAGAACCCCACCGGCGCCGCCCTGTCGGCCGACCGCCGGGGCGAGGTGCTGCGGATCGCCCGCGCGGCGGGAGCCTTCGTCGTGGAGGACGACTTCGTGCGCCGTCTCGTGCACGAGGACGCCGGGCCGCTGCCCAGGCCGCTGGTGGCCGACGACCCCGACGGTGTGGTCGTGCACGTCTCCTCGCTGACCAAGGCGACCTCGCCCAGCTTCCGGGTGGGTGCCCTGGCCGCGCGGGGCCCGGTCCTGGAACGGCTGCGCGCCATCCAGGTCGTCGACACCTTCTTCGTGCCGCGTCCCCTCCAGGAGGCCGCACTCGAACTCGTCGGCTCGCCCGCCTGGCCCCGCCATCTCCGGTCGGTTTCAAGGGAGTTGAAGAACCGCCGGGACACGCTGACGTCCGAGCTGCGCCTGGGGCTGCCCGAACTGGCGCTGCCCCACATCCCCTCCGGCGGCTACCACCTGTGGCTGCGCCTCCCTGACGGCACCGACGAGCCCGCCCTGGTCGCCGCCGCCCTCCGCACGGGCGTCGCCGTCACCCCCGGCCGCCCCTACTTCAGCGCCGAACCCCCGGCCGGTCACCTGCGGTTGAGCTTCGCCGGCGTCGCGGGGGCGGGGGAGATCACGGAAGGCGTGAGGAGGCTCAGGGCGGCCGTAAACGGTTCGACAGCGGGCTCCTGGCCTGCGAGCGTCCACCCATGA
- a CDS encoding DMT family transporter, translating into MRAESSAIAQDSVAVGGGREGTDPRPATSAARSSADAGPAKPAHSPAPTPAPSPTPDRRLRTGGTLQAALGVTAFSLTFPATAWGLEGFGPWSLVAVRSVLAAVIAGGCLLALRVRPPGRRHWAGLAVVAAGVVVGFPLLTTLALRTSTTAHAAVVVGLLPLTTALCSALRMGTRPSRTFWTAALAGAAAVLAFTVTRSGGALTTADLFLFGALLVCAAGYTEGGRLARVMPGWQVIGWALVLCLPLSVPGALLALSYEPVRLTAHSVAGLLWVAAGSQFLGLVVWYRGMAAIGIPKASQLQLAQPLLTLVWSVLLLGEQLTPAAPLTAAAVLVCIAVTQRTSA; encoded by the coding sequence ATGAGAGCAGAGAGTAGCGCTATCGCCCAGGATTCAGTAGCGGTGGGCGGTGGCCGGGAAGGCACCGACCCGCGACCGGCCACCTCCGCAGCCCGGTCCTCCGCCGACGCGGGCCCAGCTAAGCCCGCGCACTCGCCCGCGCCCACGCCCGCGCCCTCGCCCACGCCCGATCGCCGCCTCCGCACCGGCGGCACCCTCCAGGCCGCCCTCGGCGTCACCGCCTTCTCCCTCACCTTCCCCGCCACCGCCTGGGGGCTGGAGGGCTTCGGCCCCTGGTCCCTGGTCGCCGTGCGGAGCGTCCTCGCGGCCGTCATCGCGGGCGGCTGTCTGCTGGCCTTGCGGGTGCGGCCGCCCGGTCGCCGGCACTGGGCCGGACTCGCCGTGGTCGCCGCCGGAGTGGTCGTCGGCTTTCCCCTGCTCACCACGCTCGCCCTGCGGACCTCGACCACCGCGCACGCCGCCGTGGTGGTCGGTCTGCTCCCGCTGACGACCGCCCTGTGCTCGGCGCTGCGCATGGGCACGCGCCCCTCGCGCACCTTCTGGACCGCCGCCCTCGCCGGCGCCGCCGCCGTCCTCGCGTTCACCGTGACGCGGAGCGGCGGCGCCCTCACGACGGCCGACCTCTTTCTCTTCGGCGCCCTGCTGGTGTGCGCGGCCGGCTACACCGAGGGCGGCCGGCTGGCCCGCGTGATGCCGGGCTGGCAGGTCATCGGCTGGGCCCTGGTGCTGTGTCTGCCGCTGAGTGTGCCGGGGGCCCTGCTGGCCCTGTCGTACGAGCCGGTGCGACTGACCGCGCACAGTGTGGCCGGGCTGCTGTGGGTGGCGGCCGGGTCCCAGTTCCTGGGGCTGGTCGTCTGGTACCGGGGCATGGCGGCGATCGGCATACCGAAGGCCAGCCAGTTGCAGTTGGCGCAGCCGCTGCTCACACTGGTGTGGTCGGTGCTGCTCCTCGGCGAGCAGCTCACCCCGGCCGCGCCCCTGACGGCCGCCGCCGTGCTGGTCTGCATCGCGGTCACCCAGCGCACTTCCGCCTGA
- a CDS encoding DUF1918 domain-containing protein, which produces MQATVGDTLLVHGRTVGHHDRTAEVLEVLGQDGNPPYRVRFDDDGHEALMSPGPDTVVRHPGDPR; this is translated from the coding sequence ATGCAGGCAACCGTAGGCGACACCCTGCTGGTGCACGGCAGGACCGTCGGGCACCACGACCGGACCGCGGAGGTCCTGGAGGTGCTCGGCCAGGACGGGAATCCGCCCTACCGGGTCAGGTTCGACGACGACGGGCACGAGGCACTGATGTCCCCCGGCCCGGACACCGTCGTCCGTCATCCCGGGGACCCGAGGTAA
- a CDS encoding glycoside hydrolase family 10 protein, with the protein MHRKPRMSRRAFWATAVSTLVAAGGVAAGTAIAGGEPGPRRRAAEGELRGMWLATVLNRDWPSKSGLTPDEQRAELLAHLDTAVDCRLNTVIFQVRPTADALWPSPYEPWSQYLTGTQGKDPGWDPLGTAVEEAHARGLSLHAWFNPYRVAIHADPSRLVASHPARKNPDWVVPYGGKLYYNPGIPAVRAFVRTAMLDAVRKYPVDAVHFDDYFYPYPVAGQVFDDDAAYDQHGGGFPNRAAWRRDNIDRLVRETAAEIKTIRPGTEFGISPFGVWRNAETDELGSDTRAGVQTYDDLHADTRRWVRENWIDYIVPQLYWNIGFGAADYAKLLPWWAETARGSGTRLYIGEALYKAGDPAQPAAWQDPAELSAHLTLARDFPEARGHAFFSAKDVRQDRIGTMARVVADHYQQPAEPPR; encoded by the coding sequence ATGCACCGGAAGCCACGGATGTCACGACGGGCGTTCTGGGCGACCGCGGTGTCGACTCTCGTGGCGGCGGGCGGTGTGGCGGCGGGCACCGCCATCGCCGGCGGAGAGCCCGGCCCCCGCCGCAGGGCGGCCGAGGGCGAGCTGCGCGGCATGTGGCTGGCCACCGTCCTCAACCGGGACTGGCCCTCGAAGTCCGGCCTGACCCCCGACGAACAGCGCGCCGAGCTCCTCGCCCATCTCGACACCGCCGTCGACTGCCGCCTCAACACGGTGATCTTCCAGGTCCGCCCCACCGCCGACGCCCTCTGGCCCTCCCCGTACGAGCCCTGGTCGCAGTACCTCACCGGCACCCAGGGCAAGGACCCCGGCTGGGACCCGCTGGGCACGGCGGTCGAGGAGGCGCACGCTCGGGGCCTCTCACTGCACGCCTGGTTCAACCCGTACCGCGTCGCCATCCACGCCGACCCGAGCCGTCTCGTCGCCTCTCACCCGGCCCGGAAGAACCCCGACTGGGTCGTCCCCTACGGCGGCAAGCTCTACTACAACCCCGGCATCCCCGCCGTCCGCGCCTTCGTGCGGACGGCCATGCTCGACGCCGTACGGAAGTACCCGGTCGACGCCGTGCACTTCGACGACTACTTCTACCCGTACCCGGTCGCGGGCCAGGTCTTCGACGACGACGCGGCGTACGACCAGCACGGCGGCGGGTTCCCCAACCGGGCCGCCTGGCGGCGCGACAACATCGACAGGCTGGTGCGGGAGACGGCGGCGGAGATCAAGACGATCCGCCCCGGCACCGAATTCGGGATCAGCCCCTTCGGGGTGTGGCGCAACGCCGAGACCGACGAGCTGGGCTCGGACACCCGCGCGGGCGTGCAGACGTACGACGACCTGCACGCGGACACGCGCAGGTGGGTCCGGGAGAACTGGATCGACTACATCGTGCCGCAGCTGTACTGGAACATCGGCTTCGGCGCCGCCGACTACGCCAAGCTGCTGCCCTGGTGGGCCGAGACCGCCCGGGGCAGCGGGACGCGGCTGTACATCGGGGAGGCCCTGTACAAGGCGGGCGACCCGGCACAGCCCGCGGCCTGGCAGGACCCGGCCGAACTCTCGGCGCACCTCACCCTGGCCCGCGACTTTCCTGAGGCGCGTGGACACGCCTTCTTCTCGGCCAAGGACGTCCGGCAGGACAGGATCGGCACGATGGCACGCGTGGTCGCCGACCACTACCAGCAGCCGGCGGAGCCACCGCGCTGA
- a CDS encoding 3-hydroxybutyryl-CoA dehydrogenase produces the protein MTDIPAGDIARVGVVGCGQMGAGIAEVCARAGLDVKVAETTGEALEIGRTRLFNSLSKAAERGKITEAERDETQARLSFTTDLGEFADRDLVIEAVVENEQVKTEIFQVLDQVVTRPDAILASNTSSIPLVKLAVATSRPDHVIGIHFFNPAPVQKLVELIPALTTSEGTLSRAQLFAEKVLGKHAVRAQDRSGFVVNALLVPYLLSAIRMFESGIASREDIDNGMEMGCAHPMGPLKLSDLIGLDTIVSIAHSMYEEYKEPLYAAPPLLQRMVDAGRLGRKAGSGFYSYA, from the coding sequence GTGACGGACATCCCGGCGGGAGACATTGCACGCGTCGGAGTCGTGGGCTGCGGCCAGATGGGAGCGGGCATCGCCGAGGTGTGCGCCCGCGCCGGACTGGACGTCAAGGTCGCCGAGACCACCGGCGAAGCCCTGGAGATCGGCCGTACCCGGCTGTTCAACTCCCTGTCCAAGGCCGCCGAGCGCGGCAAGATCACCGAGGCCGAGCGGGACGAGACGCAGGCGCGCCTGAGCTTCACCACCGATCTCGGCGAGTTCGCCGACCGGGACCTCGTCATCGAGGCGGTCGTGGAGAACGAGCAGGTGAAGACCGAGATCTTCCAGGTGCTCGACCAGGTGGTGACCCGTCCGGACGCGATCCTCGCCTCCAACACCTCCTCCATCCCGCTGGTGAAGCTCGCGGTCGCCACCTCGCGCCCCGACCACGTCATCGGCATCCACTTCTTCAACCCGGCCCCGGTACAGAAGCTCGTCGAGCTGATCCCGGCGCTGACCACCTCCGAGGGCACCCTCAGCCGGGCGCAGCTGTTCGCCGAGAAGGTGCTCGGCAAGCACGCCGTGCGCGCCCAGGACCGCTCGGGCTTCGTCGTCAACGCGCTGCTCGTGCCGTATCTGCTCTCCGCGATCCGGATGTTCGAGTCGGGCATCGCCAGCCGCGAGGACATCGACAACGGCATGGAGATGGGCTGCGCCCACCCGATGGGCCCGCTGAAGCTCTCCGACCTGATCGGCCTGGACACCATCGTCTCCATCGCCCACTCGATGTACGAGGAGTACAAGGAGCCGCTGTACGCCGCTCCCCCGCTGCTCCAGCGCATGGTGGACGCAGGGAGGCTCGGCCGGAAGGCGGGGTCGGGCTTCTACTCGTACGCCTGA
- a CDS encoding NUDIX domain-containing protein → MQWTKQSEQTVYSNRWFSVNLADVALPDGQHLDHFLIRLRPVAVATVVNEANEVLLLWRHRFITDSWGWELAAGVVEDGEAIAAAAARELEEETGWRPGPLHHLMSVEPSNGLTDARHHIYWADEGAYVGHPVDDFESDRREWVPLKLVPDMVARGEVPAANMAAALLLLHHLRLGQDARG, encoded by the coding sequence GTGCAGTGGACGAAGCAGAGCGAACAAACTGTGTACTCGAACCGCTGGTTCAGCGTCAATCTCGCAGATGTCGCGTTGCCGGACGGGCAGCACCTCGATCACTTCCTGATCCGGCTGCGGCCCGTCGCCGTGGCCACCGTGGTCAACGAGGCGAACGAGGTGCTGCTGCTCTGGCGGCACCGCTTCATCACCGACAGCTGGGGGTGGGAGCTCGCGGCAGGCGTCGTCGAGGACGGCGAAGCCATCGCCGCGGCGGCCGCCCGCGAACTGGAGGAGGAGACCGGATGGCGGCCGGGACCCCTGCACCACCTGATGAGCGTCGAGCCCTCCAACGGGCTCACCGACGCCCGGCACCACATCTACTGGGCCGACGAGGGCGCGTATGTCGGTCACCCCGTGGACGACTTCGAGTCGGACCGTCGGGAATGGGTTCCCCTCAAACTCGTTCCCGACATGGTCGCCCGCGGCGAGGTCCCGGCCGCCAACATGGCGGCCGCTTTGCTCCTGCTGCACCACCTGCGTCTCGGGCAGGATGCCAGGGGCTGA